Proteins from a genomic interval of Vallitalea okinawensis:
- the purF gene encoding amidophosphoribosyltransferase — MIPFMDDKLKEECGVFGVYNNDDFNTAELAYYGLYALQHRGQESAGIAVNDHGTIIYHKEMGMVSEIFDPIVLNHLKGSVAVAHVRYSTAGDSLRENAQPLVLKYTKGHMALAHNGNLTNAITIRKELEEQGTLFQTTTDSEVIAALLARKRIKYDGLEQALQEVMGIIKGAYALLVMTPHKLIAARDPLGMRPLCIGKKENSYVVASESTAFDAIGAELVRDVEPGEIIVIDEKGLKSIHTQKKCQSSLCLFEYIYFARPDSVMDGKEIYSSRFMAGRVLAKEYPVEADIVIGVPDSGLAAARGFAFESGIPYGEGFIKNRYVGRTFIQPSQEMREQGVHLKLNPLRSSVNGKRVVMIDDSIVRGTTSGKIVQLLKKAGATEVHLRISSPPVKYPCYFGIDTPERKNLIASSHTIEEICELIGADSLGFISKEGILDKPIKGANCGFCTACFDGEYPIQLVDLEEDK, encoded by the coding sequence ATGATCCCTTTTATGGATGATAAATTAAAAGAAGAATGTGGTGTATTTGGTGTTTATAATAATGATGATTTTAATACAGCAGAGTTAGCTTACTATGGCTTATATGCACTACAGCACCGTGGACAAGAGAGTGCAGGAATAGCTGTTAACGATCATGGAACGATTATCTATCATAAAGAGATGGGGATGGTATCTGAAATTTTTGATCCAATTGTATTAAACCATCTTAAAGGAAGTGTTGCTGTTGCCCATGTTCGTTATTCAACAGCTGGTGATAGTTTAAGAGAAAATGCGCAGCCTTTAGTCTTAAAATATACAAAGGGGCATATGGCATTAGCTCATAACGGTAACTTAACTAATGCTATCACTATTAGAAAAGAACTTGAGGAACAAGGGACTCTTTTCCAGACTACAACAGATTCAGAGGTCATTGCTGCCCTACTAGCACGTAAGAGGATTAAATACGATGGTTTAGAGCAAGCGCTTCAAGAAGTAATGGGCATTATAAAAGGAGCTTATGCTTTACTTGTTATGACACCTCATAAATTAATTGCTGCCAGGGATCCGTTAGGAATGCGCCCTCTTTGTATTGGTAAGAAAGAAAATTCTTATGTCGTAGCCTCAGAATCAACAGCATTTGATGCGATTGGTGCAGAGTTAGTTAGGGATGTAGAACCTGGTGAAATCATTGTAATCGATGAGAAAGGACTTAAGAGCATTCATACTCAAAAGAAGTGTCAATCCTCTCTTTGTCTCTTTGAATATATCTATTTTGCAAGACCCGATAGTGTTATGGATGGGAAAGAAATTTACAGTTCAAGATTCATGGCTGGTCGTGTTTTAGCTAAAGAATATCCTGTTGAAGCTGATATTGTAATTGGTGTCCCTGACTCCGGATTAGCAGCAGCTAGAGGCTTTGCTTTTGAATCAGGAATTCCTTATGGTGAAGGGTTTATCAAGAATCGTTATGTGGGAAGAACATTTATTCAACCTAGTCAAGAGATGCGTGAACAAGGAGTTCATCTTAAATTAAATCCTCTAAGGAGTAGTGTTAATGGTAAAAGAGTGGTAATGATAGATGATTCTATCGTTAGAGGAACCACATCAGGTAAAATCGTTCAACTTTTGAAAAAAGCTGGTGCTACAGAAGTACACTTGAGAATTAGTTCTCCACCAGTAAAATACCCTTGCTACTTTGGTATTGATACCCCAGAACGTAAAAACTTAATAGCTAGTAGCCATACCATAGAAGAGATATGTGAGTTAATCGGTGCTGATAGTCTAGGGTTCATTAGCAAAGAAGGAATTCTAGATAAGCCTATCAAAGGAGCAAATTGTGGATTTTGTACGGCTTGTTTTGATGGTGAATATCCTATACAATTGGTTGATCTAGAGGAGGACAAATAA
- the purE gene encoding 5-(carboxyamino)imidazole ribonucleotide mutase, which yields MSPQVGIIMGSDSDLPVMKESAEILEQLGIAYELTVVSAHRTPEKLFQYGKAAHDRGLKVIIAGAGGAAHLPGMIASLTPLPVIGVPVKSRSMSGLDSLYSIVQMPPGVPVATVAINGSKNAGILAAQIIGASDPDILNKVESYKNSLKDMVEKKAKRLEDIGYEDYLNKM from the coding sequence ATGAGTCCACAAGTTGGAATAATTATGGGAAGTGATTCTGATTTACCCGTAATGAAGGAAAGTGCAGAAATATTAGAGCAATTAGGTATTGCATATGAGTTAACTGTTGTATCAGCTCATCGAACTCCAGAAAAGCTATTTCAGTATGGTAAAGCGGCTCATGATAGAGGTTTGAAAGTTATTATTGCAGGAGCTGGTGGTGCCGCACATTTACCCGGAATGATTGCTTCATTGACACCACTACCTGTTATAGGTGTTCCAGTAAAAAGTCGCAGTATGAGTGGACTAGATTCCTTATATTCTATCGTTCAAATGCCACCAGGAGTACCTGTTGCAACAGTAGCTATTAATGGATCGAAGAATGCTGGCATTCTAGCAGCACAAATCATTGGGGCAAGTGATCCAGATATTCTTAATAAAGTAGAAAGTTATAAGAATAGCTTAAAAGATATGGTTGAAAAGAAAGCAAAGCGATTAGAAGATATAGGTTATGAAGACTATCTAAATAAGATGTAG
- the thpR gene encoding RNA 2',3'-cyclic phosphodiesterase gives MRVFFAIELEEHMKEQLSKIQKEVKGVAKGGNYTLRPNFHITLEFIGEVGEDELILLQEVLSELRCQRHVFTLKTTGIGSFKRGDEHLVWLGLEKHTKLKILVEDLKKSLKTRGFKVETRPFKAHITLGRRIKIKEEELRSLGKHKIDLDVSKISLMESKRVNETLIYEPKAFITLEPNIRR, from the coding sequence ATGAGAGTCTTTTTTGCTATTGAACTGGAAGAGCATATGAAAGAACAACTTAGTAAGATTCAAAAAGAAGTCAAAGGAGTAGCAAAAGGAGGAAACTATACGCTACGACCTAATTTTCATATAACCCTAGAATTTATTGGAGAAGTAGGTGAAGATGAATTAATTCTTCTTCAGGAGGTGTTGAGTGAATTAAGATGTCAAAGGCATGTATTTACTTTAAAAACAACTGGTATAGGATCATTCAAAAGAGGTGATGAACATCTTGTTTGGCTTGGTTTAGAGAAACACACGAAATTAAAGATACTAGTCGAGGATTTAAAGAAGAGTCTTAAAACAAGAGGATTTAAAGTTGAAACAAGACCCTTTAAAGCCCATATTACATTAGGAAGAAGAATTAAGATTAAAGAAGAAGAATTAAGGAGTTTAGGTAAGCATAAAATAGACTTAGATGTTAGTAAAATCAGTTTAATGGAAAGTAAACGTGTTAATGAAACGTTAATTTATGAACCAAAGGCTTTTATAACTTTAGAACCTAACATAAGGAGGTAG
- the purC gene encoding phosphoribosylaminoimidazolesuccinocarboxamide synthase — protein MKKSDLLYEGKAKKVFKTNEEGYLIVSYKDDATAFNGVKKGSIRNKGAINNKMSNFLMKILAKSDIETHYVEELNDRETVVKECEIIPLEVIVRNVAAGSLSKRLGLAEGVRLSMPVIEYCYKDDELGDPMVNRYHIQAMNIATIEELELIEYLAFKINDNLQQVFNRIDIELIDFKIEFGKLKNGNVILADEISPDTCRFWDKHTRMKLDKDRFRRDLGQVEEAYEEVYGRLLKYQEELA, from the coding sequence TTGAAGAAATCCGATTTGTTATATGAAGGTAAAGCAAAAAAAGTATTTAAAACCAATGAAGAAGGTTATTTAATTGTTTCCTATAAAGATGATGCAACAGCTTTTAACGGTGTTAAGAAAGGTAGTATTAGGAACAAAGGGGCTATCAATAATAAGATGAGTAATTTCCTCATGAAGATTTTAGCTAAAAGTGATATTGAAACCCATTATGTTGAGGAACTTAATGACCGTGAAACAGTAGTTAAAGAGTGTGAGATTATACCCTTAGAAGTGATTGTTAGAAATGTGGCAGCAGGCAGCTTAAGTAAGCGATTAGGTTTAGCGGAAGGTGTTCGACTCTCAATGCCAGTCATTGAATACTGCTATAAAGATGATGAATTAGGCGATCCTATGGTCAATCGTTATCATATACAAGCCATGAACATTGCGACTATTGAGGAATTAGAGCTTATTGAATACTTAGCATTTAAAATTAATGATAATCTTCAACAGGTTTTTAATCGAATAGATATCGAATTGATTGATTTTAAAATTGAGTTTGGAAAATTAAAGAATGGTAACGTTATTCTAGCTGACGAGATATCACCTGATACATGTCGTTTTTGGGATAAACATACCCGAATGAAATTGGATAAAGATCGCTTTAGAAGAGATCTTGGTCAAGTAGAAGAAGCCTATGAAGAAGTATATGGTAGACTGCTAAAATATCAGGAGGAATTAGCATGA
- the ispD gene encoding 2-C-methyl-D-erythritol 4-phosphate cytidylyltransferase, producing the protein MKCTVIIPAAGQGRRMNSDKKKQFINLKGKPILVWTIEKFQQHDAIDEIILVTSSDEIDYCTKEVVDAYGLTKVKHIIVGGTERQSSVFEGLSFVDEGIVLIHDGVRPFITTEVIDNAIQQTKKFGACAVGVPVKDTIKYVGEDGTIINTPQRSKLWAVQTPQCFRIDLIKSAHQKALEEGYLGTDDTVLVERYLKIPIKMINGSYNNIKITTIEDIAFGEKIIEHQS; encoded by the coding sequence ATGAAATGTACAGTAATAATACCAGCTGCTGGGCAAGGTAGAAGAATGAACAGCGATAAGAAAAAGCAGTTCATAAACCTTAAAGGTAAACCTATACTTGTTTGGACCATAGAAAAATTTCAGCAACACGATGCCATAGATGAAATAATACTTGTTACTTCTTCAGATGAAATTGACTATTGCACGAAAGAAGTAGTTGATGCCTATGGGTTAACTAAAGTGAAACACATTATAGTGGGAGGAACAGAAAGACAAAGTTCTGTTTTCGAGGGATTATCCTTTGTTGATGAAGGAATAGTACTTATACATGATGGGGTTCGCCCTTTTATAACAACAGAAGTAATCGATAATGCTATACAACAAACAAAGAAGTTTGGCGCATGCGCAGTAGGGGTCCCTGTTAAGGATACTATTAAATATGTAGGGGAAGATGGTACGATTATTAATACACCACAAAGAAGTAAACTTTGGGCGGTACAAACGCCACAATGTTTTAGAATAGACCTAATTAAAAGTGCCCATCAAAAAGCATTAGAAGAAGGTTATCTAGGAACAGATGATACAGTTCTAGTTGAAAGGTATTTAAAAATACCCATAAAAATGATCAATGGAAGCTATAATAACATAAAAATAACAACGATTGAAGACATAGCTTTTGGTGAAAAAATAATAGAACATCAATCTTGA
- a CDS encoding PIN/TRAM domain-containing protein, whose protein sequence is MKRFLKLIITFILTIFGVLSYDQYIKGHAFLENFQLIENFNSSSPTLMYVSIFLLLAIISYLLISPFLVKLILNQLNTFEDKFDQMSFQEMVVSTVGIILGLIIANLVCIPLFKFGIVGALVVLLINIVLGYGGYKIAMRKNVEIKLFEECEQSSTAKPKILDTSVIIDGRILDILRTDFIEGKIIIPQFVLAELRHVADSSDSLKRNRGRRGLDILNEIQKQLKVPVEIIEKDYKNIAEVDSKILKLAEEMNATIVTNDFNLNKVADFKGVVVLNINELSNAVKPIVLPGEDMSVTVIKDGKEHEQGIGYLNDGTMIVVEGGRKAIGQTIDVLVTSVLQTAAGRMIFTKMK, encoded by the coding sequence ATGAAAAGGTTTCTAAAGCTTATTATTACATTTATACTCACAATATTTGGGGTTTTGTCCTATGATCAGTACATAAAAGGACATGCTTTTTTAGAGAACTTTCAGCTTATAGAAAATTTTAATTCGTCTTCACCAACATTAATGTACGTTTCTATTTTTTTATTATTAGCTATTATCTCTTATTTATTAATTTCACCATTTCTGGTAAAACTTATTCTCAATCAACTGAATACATTTGAAGATAAATTTGATCAAATGTCATTTCAAGAAATGGTCGTTAGTACAGTAGGTATAATTTTGGGTCTTATTATAGCTAATCTAGTTTGTATTCCATTATTCAAGTTTGGCATAGTCGGAGCATTAGTCGTTCTGCTGATTAATATTGTTCTAGGCTATGGTGGATACAAAATCGCCATGAGAAAGAATGTAGAAATTAAATTGTTTGAAGAATGTGAACAGTCTAGCACTGCAAAACCTAAGATTCTTGATACCAGTGTTATTATTGATGGAAGAATATTGGACATCTTACGTACAGATTTTATTGAAGGTAAAATCATTATACCACAATTTGTATTAGCCGAACTAAGACATGTTGCTGATTCATCAGATTCACTTAAGCGTAATAGAGGTCGGCGTGGACTTGACATATTGAATGAGATTCAGAAGCAATTAAAAGTACCCGTTGAAATAATTGAAAAAGACTATAAGAACATAGCTGAAGTGGATAGTAAGATTCTGAAGTTAGCTGAAGAGATGAATGCCACTATTGTTACCAATGACTTTAATCTCAATAAAGTAGCTGATTTTAAAGGTGTTGTTGTTCTAAATATTAATGAATTATCAAATGCTGTTAAGCCTATAGTGTTACCAGGAGAAGATATGTCTGTTACAGTTATTAAAGATGGTAAAGAACATGAACAAGGTATAGGATACTTAAACGATGGAACGATGATTGTTGTTGAAGGTGGACGCAAAGCGATCGGACAAACCATTGATGTTTTAGTGACAAGTGTATTACAAACAGCTGCTGGGCGTATGATTTTTACTAAAATGAAATAA
- the purD gene encoding phosphoribosylamine--glycine ligase — MKVLIVGGGGREHAIVWKIAQSSKVHKIYCAPGNAGTDGLAENVPIPATDIEALLEFVKSKKIDMTIVGMDDPLMLGIVDRFEEENCPIFGPHKAAALIEGSKVFAKDFMQKYNIPTAAYKVFQQYDEAIAYLGDINYPIVVKADGLALGKGVLICNTYQEAEEALKSIMIEKKFGTAGSRVVIEEFMVGHEVSVLAFCDGNTLVPMVSAQDHKRAYDGDKGLNTGGMGTFSPSRYYSKDIAEQCMNKIFLPTIRGMKEEGRPFKGILFFGLMLTKDGPKLLEYNARFGDPEAQVVLPRLKTPLVDIIQACIDGELMKVNVEWYDDAAVCIVCASGGYPVNYEKGYKISGLNKFHNNKEVIVFHAGTTSDGGQVVTNGGRVLGVTAIGANLDAAINKSYNAVKEIYFEHMHYRNDIGRK; from the coding sequence TTGAAAGTACTCATTGTTGGAGGCGGCGGAAGAGAGCATGCCATTGTATGGAAAATAGCTCAAAGTTCAAAAGTACATAAAATTTACTGCGCACCTGGTAATGCTGGAACTGATGGGTTAGCAGAGAATGTGCCAATCCCTGCTACAGATATAGAAGCACTTTTAGAATTTGTGAAATCTAAAAAAATCGATATGACCATTGTTGGTATGGATGACCCACTTATGTTAGGTATTGTAGATCGTTTTGAAGAAGAAAACTGCCCTATTTTTGGTCCTCATAAAGCGGCTGCATTAATAGAAGGAAGTAAAGTTTTTGCGAAAGATTTTATGCAGAAATATAATATTCCAACGGCTGCGTATAAAGTTTTTCAACAGTATGATGAGGCAATTGCATATCTTGGTGATATTAACTACCCTATAGTTGTTAAAGCAGACGGATTGGCACTAGGGAAAGGAGTACTAATTTGTAATACTTATCAAGAAGCTGAAGAGGCTTTAAAAAGCATCATGATTGAAAAGAAATTTGGTACAGCTGGAAGTCGTGTTGTTATTGAAGAATTCATGGTGGGTCATGAGGTATCTGTTTTAGCTTTCTGTGATGGGAATACATTGGTGCCCATGGTTAGTGCTCAAGATCATAAAAGAGCTTATGATGGTGATAAAGGCTTAAATACTGGAGGGATGGGGACGTTTTCACCTTCTCGTTATTACTCGAAAGATATAGCTGAACAATGTATGAATAAGATTTTTTTACCTACTATTAGAGGGATGAAAGAAGAAGGTAGACCCTTTAAAGGAATATTATTTTTCGGATTAATGTTAACCAAGGATGGACCTAAATTACTAGAATATAATGCTCGCTTTGGTGATCCAGAAGCTCAAGTGGTACTACCAAGATTAAAAACACCGCTAGTGGACATTATTCAAGCATGTATTGATGGTGAATTAATGAAAGTGAATGTAGAGTGGTATGATGATGCCGCAGTTTGCATCGTTTGTGCATCGGGAGGCTATCCAGTTAATTATGAAAAAGGATACAAAATTTCTGGATTAAATAAATTTCATAATAATAAGGAAGTCATTGTATTTCATGCTGGTACAACAAGTGATGGAGGGCAAGTTGTCACAAATGGTGGTCGAGTTCTTGGTGTTACAGCTATTGGTGCTAATCTTGATGCAGCTATTAATAAGTCTTATAATGCTGTTAAAGAAATTTATTTTGAACACATGCATTATCGTAATGATATAGGAAGAAAGTAA
- the purN gene encoding phosphoribosylglycinamide formyltransferase, translating into MLRIGVLVSGGGTNLQALMDYMELHQVKAEIVTVVSNRKNAYALARAEVKSIPTQVISPRDFSESYAFNEALMNHFNQYKVNLVVMAGYLVVIGDPFVSAYKNKIINIHPSLIPAFCGDGYYGLKVHEAALKKGVKLTGATVHFVDEGTDTGPIIMQKAVEVRNSDTPKSIQERVMTEAEWVILPKVVEKIANNKIRVEDNQVIVD; encoded by the coding sequence ATGTTAAGAATAGGTGTTTTAGTTTCTGGTGGAGGGACTAATTTACAAGCATTGATGGATTATATGGAGCTTCATCAAGTTAAAGCTGAAATTGTGACTGTGGTTAGTAATCGAAAAAATGCCTATGCGTTGGCAAGAGCAGAAGTTAAGAGCATACCCACTCAGGTTATATCGCCTAGAGATTTTAGTGAATCCTATGCATTTAATGAAGCCCTGATGAATCACTTTAATCAGTATAAGGTTAATCTTGTTGTGATGGCAGGTTATCTTGTAGTCATTGGAGATCCTTTTGTTTCCGCATACAAGAATAAAATTATCAATATACATCCATCTTTAATTCCTGCATTCTGTGGTGATGGGTATTACGGTTTAAAAGTTCATGAGGCAGCATTAAAAAAGGGTGTTAAATTAACAGGTGCTACAGTTCATTTTGTTGATGAAGGTACAGATACTGGACCCATTATTATGCAAAAGGCTGTTGAAGTCAGAAACTCTGATACACCTAAAAGCATTCAAGAACGTGTTATGACAGAGGCTGAATGGGTGATACTACCTAAAGTAGTAGAGAAAATAGCAAATAATAAAATAAGAGTAGAAGATAATCAAGTTATAGTTGATTAG
- a CDS encoding ferritin — MLSEKLINELNEQIKFEMYSSNLYLSMAAYCFSNDLDGFGNFFVVQAEEEKFHAMKFFNFINDMDGDIKMMAIEDPTREYSSILDVFNVALQHERGVTARIYHLMDLSMEEREHATISFLKWFIDEQVEEESTFKTLVTKIKRAANDDNLLYTLDSELATRTFTPPAQ, encoded by the coding sequence ATGTTAAGTGAAAAATTAATAAATGAACTGAATGAACAAATAAAATTTGAAATGTATTCTTCAAATTTATACTTATCCATGGCAGCCTATTGCTTTTCAAATGACTTAGATGGTTTTGGTAATTTCTTTGTTGTTCAGGCTGAAGAAGAAAAATTCCACGCCATGAAATTCTTTAACTTCATCAATGATATGGATGGAGATATTAAGATGATGGCTATCGAAGATCCAACTAGAGAATATTCTTCTATTCTTGACGTATTTAATGTAGCTCTTCAACACGAGCGTGGTGTAACTGCTCGTATTTATCATTTAATGGACCTATCTATGGAAGAACGTGAGCATGCCACTATCAGCTTCCTAAAATGGTTCATTGATGAACAAGTTGAAGAAGAATCTACATTTAAAACATTAGTAACTAAAATTAAGCGTGCAGCTAACGATGATAACCTTCTTTATACATTAGACAGTGAGTTAGCTACTCGAACATTTACACCACCAGCACAATAA
- a CDS encoding TlpA family protein disulfide reductase — MKKILLVLVVVMGISLVGCNSLSEEDKLLNQIEEKETVENEDTEKEVIEEEANQEEKTEEVKEDSAEDNSEEVGEAEKEPIKAVDFELQDLDGNTVKLSDQEGKVVFINFWATWCGYCVEEMPDMQKMYEEYELTRDDFIILAVNVAEDKGTVESFIEENDFGFTVLYDTDGKVAQQYYATGLPTTWMIDREGNVIGYQPGMLREEDMRAIIETTLGL; from the coding sequence ATGAAGAAAATTTTATTGGTTTTAGTAGTAGTTATGGGTATTAGTCTGGTAGGCTGTAATAGCTTAAGCGAAGAAGATAAGTTATTAAATCAAATAGAAGAAAAAGAGACTGTTGAAAACGAAGATACAGAAAAAGAAGTAATAGAAGAAGAGGCTAATCAAGAAGAGAAGACTGAAGAAGTTAAGGAAGATAGCGCAGAAGATAACAGTGAAGAAGTTGGAGAGGCAGAGAAAGAACCTATTAAAGCAGTAGATTTTGAACTGCAGGATTTAGATGGGAATACAGTTAAACTATCTGATCAGGAAGGAAAAGTTGTATTCATTAATTTTTGGGCTACTTGGTGTGGGTATTGTGTTGAAGAGATGCCGGATATGCAGAAAATGTACGAAGAATATGAATTAACACGTGATGATTTTATTATTTTAGCAGTTAACGTGGCAGAAGATAAAGGGACTGTTGAATCCTTTATTGAAGAAAATGATTTTGGTTTCACAGTATTGTATGATACTGATGGTAAGGTGGCACAGCAATATTATGCAACCGGCTTACCAACAACGTGGATGATTGACCGTGAGGGCAATGTAATTGGTTATCAACCAGGGATGTTAAGAGAAGAAGACATGCGTGCAATAATTGAAACTACATTAGGTTTATAG
- the purM gene encoding phosphoribosylformylglycinamidine cyclo-ligase, with protein MALDYKQAGVDVEAGYKAVELMKKHVGRTMREEVVTGLGGFSGLFSLGNFKHMEDPILVSGTDGVGTKLKLAFELDQHDTIGIDAVAMCVNDIICCGAEPLFFLDYIACGKNHPEKIADIVKGIADGCVQAGSALIGGETAEMPGFYPENEYDLAGFAVGIVDKAKLIDGRNMKDGDLIIGLSSSGIHSNGYSLVRKIIDVNELQLDRNYEPLTKTLGDELITPTKIYVKACETLKKDVDIKAISHITGGGFYENIPRMMQKGFTAKIQKGSWQIPEIFNFLQKKGDVSEEAMYNTFNMGIGMAIIINKEDAEKAIEVLKTIDDEAVIIGEVVTGDEGIILC; from the coding sequence ATGGCTTTAGATTATAAACAGGCAGGCGTTGATGTAGAAGCAGGTTATAAAGCAGTTGAATTGATGAAGAAACATGTTGGACGAACAATGAGAGAAGAAGTAGTAACAGGTCTAGGGGGATTTAGCGGTTTATTTTCATTAGGTAACTTTAAACATATGGAAGATCCAATCCTGGTATCCGGAACTGATGGCGTGGGAACAAAGTTAAAATTAGCCTTTGAACTAGACCAACACGACACTATTGGAATAGACGCTGTAGCTATGTGTGTCAATGACATTATATGCTGTGGAGCAGAACCCCTCTTCTTCCTAGATTATATTGCTTGTGGGAAAAATCATCCTGAAAAAATAGCAGATATCGTGAAAGGGATTGCTGATGGTTGTGTTCAAGCAGGGTCAGCTCTCATAGGCGGAGAGACCGCAGAAATGCCAGGATTCTATCCGGAGAACGAGTATGATTTAGCAGGGTTTGCAGTAGGTATTGTTGACAAGGCTAAGCTCATCGATGGAAGGAATATGAAAGATGGAGATCTTATTATCGGTTTGTCTTCATCAGGTATTCACAGTAATGGTTATTCACTAGTTCGTAAAATAATAGATGTTAATGAATTACAATTAGATAGAAATTATGAACCTCTAACGAAGACATTAGGCGATGAGCTGATAACGCCTACAAAGATATATGTTAAGGCTTGTGAAACCCTTAAGAAGGATGTAGATATAAAAGCTATTAGTCACATAACGGGTGGTGGCTTCTATGAGAACATTCCACGAATGATGCAAAAAGGTTTTACTGCCAAAATACAGAAGGGGAGTTGGCAGATTCCAGAAATCTTTAATTTCCTCCAAAAAAAAGGAGACGTATCAGAAGAGGCTATGTACAATACTTTTAATATGGGGATTGGAATGGCAATAATCATTAACAAAGAGGATGCTGAGAAGGCTATAGAAGTATTAAAAACAATAGATGACGAAGCTGTAATCATTGGTGAAGTAGTCACTGGGGATGAGGGGATCATCTTATGTTAA
- a CDS encoding 5-(carboxyamino)imidazole ribonucleotide synthase, with amino-acid sequence MKPCLTKQRLGIIGGGQLGKMMILDAKKLGIKVTILDPVMNCPAHSIADEHIVKSFDDEEAVKVLVETCDVVTYEFEHIAVDQLMLLEQKGYPIYPAPSILKTIQDKYVQKSFLSKKGFPISQFYSIDNINSIYEVAKKVGYPLMLKACTGGYDGKGNALIKDEDHVLEAYKQLGSGQIQLYAEEFVAFEKEISVIVCRSRNDESTVFPICENYHQDNILHETIVPAGISEAIEKEASKIAKAVIKAFDGIGIFCIEMFLTKGNQILINEIAPRPHNSGHFSIEGCYTSQFEQLVRAVLGLPLGDVSLIEPTVMVNLIGEEEGEACYEGLDQVLRMPKVNVHIYGKEEVKAGRKMGHITALGNTKEEARRKARQAKKQLRIFGGRT; translated from the coding sequence GTGAAACCTTGTTTGACGAAACAGAGATTAGGTATAATTGGTGGTGGACAATTAGGTAAAATGATGATTCTTGATGCTAAGAAACTAGGTATAAAGGTAACCATATTGGATCCTGTTATGAATTGTCCTGCCCACAGCATAGCTGATGAACATATTGTTAAATCCTTTGACGACGAAGAGGCCGTCAAGGTCTTAGTTGAAACTTGTGATGTTGTTACATATGAATTCGAACATATAGCCGTTGACCAACTTATGCTATTGGAGCAAAAAGGCTATCCTATTTATCCAGCACCTTCTATTTTAAAAACCATTCAGGATAAGTATGTCCAAAAGAGTTTTTTATCCAAAAAGGGATTTCCTATATCCCAGTTCTATTCCATAGATAATATTAATTCAATATATGAAGTAGCCAAAAAAGTGGGCTACCCACTTATGTTAAAAGCTTGTACCGGAGGTTATGACGGTAAAGGAAATGCATTGATTAAAGATGAAGACCATGTGTTAGAAGCTTACAAGCAATTAGGTAGTGGTCAAATTCAGTTATACGCTGAAGAGTTTGTTGCATTTGAGAAAGAAATATCCGTTATAGTTTGTAGAAGTCGAAATGATGAAAGTACTGTTTTCCCAATTTGTGAGAATTATCATCAAGACAATATTCTTCACGAAACTATCGTACCGGCCGGCATCTCCGAGGCGATTGAAAAAGAAGCTTCAAAGATAGCTAAGGCTGTCATAAAAGCTTTTGATGGTATTGGTATTTTTTGCATAGAGATGTTTCTAACGAAGGGTAATCAAATCCTTATCAATGAAATTGCACCAAGACCACATAATTCAGGTCATTTTTCCATAGAAGGCTGTTATACCAGTCAATTTGAACAACTTGTAAGGGCAGTACTAGGATTGCCACTAGGGGACGTTTCTTTAATAGAACCAACAGTCATGGTTAATTTAATAGGTGAAGAAGAAGGCGAAGCCTGTTATGAGGGACTAGATCAAGTACTTAGGATGCCTAAAGTTAATGTCCATATTTATGGTAAGGAAGAAGTGAAGGCTGGTCGTAAGATGGGTCATATTACAGCCTTAGGAAACACCAAGGAAGAAGCAAGACGTAAAGCTAGACAGGCGAAAAAACAATTACGAATATTTGGAGGTAGAACATGA